The Lytechinus pictus isolate F3 Inbred chromosome 10, Lp3.0, whole genome shotgun sequence genome includes a window with the following:
- the LOC129269630 gene encoding F-box and WD repeat domain containing protein 10B-like, translated as MMPVSDLATSSVSIMKHPPTSTENFEFNIGQSPDLRCLAAKGTTTCTRCESCVVRTRLLDTRQWFPRAGETSRKKFVLGLVRRFNSANLFSYIVGILKPLCGKDYLYSRSRANPGLVGDHVDAGCDRALRKQVIDTMMSDTLRWFASAPYWSKSNYALGVLQTCNGELVHAVYKFSQTMLMNERQKQLQRNKNIDYENESLADTVFSYQSFEHPNHNLLRAASSAYSHPISPFQEDDDLLAPDHVTVEDESEDDVISSFSSSSLASLDPTCVVVPAMGRALSGIRQYVDFVRELPVHLSKYILSFLDYEDLMNCGGVSPHWCYISKEVEEDMKLRQIVWEEVMLMQGSSAKGGNPMFAKHVEVPVPRLAGDSYDVLLADVPPEEINFKSDITLESSYSGVVTRDVTMEERNIYCGAYNVMVLSDQEDINRVVHYNFGQLVSIGSFDRHVRFIDCISGQETGPIITGHAGSIKSLYINEARGFVMSGSYDTSIRCWDIVSGRPVKIFHGHVGTILCLDMYENTLVSGSKDNQVKVWNFETGKCWRTFKHRYQINAIAVHKDTVVSGCEEGKVKVWSIKDACLLKVLYQSPKRLNRLGLPNPNTHQGAITSLKVDDWHIVSGSMDGYVLVWSAVGNHDRCINAIRHPNPVLCIHMAHLRLVTGCEDGKLRIWNMFTGDCLRVMRGNSRSDPIVAINPCGERLLLQTITNLLMLCFEEVEWNYDQDEKIELLRYKNHYGDAPLRQQSYSLVRAQRSQLARSANPKIIAHTNAQTDRSRTNLSHSTRYLSNRSLQSAKKTQDVCVNVTLTQNVKGPLYRNVQGVRSGDLYAETDLGLMDLNGQTSTYRVNSRPPTGKSRSKSSLFSSKGSSEPLSGSPSGVASSVKVVESRPTTAHSGISRGVSPGLSQAATSSVSLGQELNEKRPTTAMSTQSGRLKFTKFQLPMRGHSAPVRRNKTADDAVSLSEAKSLLCSQQRITNEGVKRNRLLLTWSNIEESKKNNEVVNNTLANALQIDYVGYAAQSKPSNLSSNSSSMSTISRASSKKGTISKNPTAPISKEIIVKTLEHVEQDVKPHKSIHPKTTASTVPKANLIRPQTAQVLARTEMRQPGNMNTNNTAPLRRCQSASALRSSMLSPTSQFEVSHTVSPVRKKKSHGWTTSHTEPVTIVPMLIGKGSSGNPSEARKSESNQKPSTTSRLSMIQKPVKDPLTHHGEFQVRTRRQTEDYLQYVTGIQEKYFQDQDEEEKMKQRKMWLQVARGKRSSSVPPRRAPQRK; from the exons ATGATGCCTGTCTCCGATCTAGCGACCAGCTCTGTAAGCATCATGAAACACCCGCCGACGTCCACAGAGAACTTTGAGTTCAACATCGGCCAGTCCCCTGACCTGCGATGTCTGGCAGCCAAAGGCACAACAACCTGCACCCGCTGCGAGTCGTGCGTGGTCCGCACCCGACTGCTGGACACCAGGCAGTGGTTCCCGAGGGCTGGGGAGACATCCAGGAAGAAGTTTGTCCTGGGCCTTGTCAGGCGCTTCAACAGTGCGAATCTGTTCTCCTACATAGTCGGCATTCTGAAACCGCTCTGCGGCAAGGACTACCTGTATTCACGCTCCAGGGCCAATCCAGGGCTTGTTGGTGATCACGTCGATGCAGGTTGTGATCGTGCATTAAGGAAACAGGTGATAGACACCATGATGTCTGATACTCTGAGATGGTTTGCTAGTGCCCCGTACTGGAGTAAGTCTAATTACGCCTTGGGCGTACTGCAGACATGCAATGGGGAATTGGTGCATGCTGTGTACAAGTTTTCGCAGACCATGCTGATGAATGAACGGCAAAAACAATTACAAAGGAACAAGAATATTG ACTACGAGAATGAGTCTCTAGCGGATACCGTCTTCTCCTACCAGTCCTTCGAGCACCCCAATCACAATCTCCTTCGCGCGGCCTCCTCCGCATACTCCCACCCCATCAGCCCCTTCCAGGAGGATGACGACCTCCTCGCCCCTGACCACGTTACCGTGGAGGACGAGTCCGAGGACGACGTCATCAGCAGCTTTTCAAGCTCCAGCCTGGCCTCCCTGGATCCGACCTGCGTGGTGGTGCCCGCCATGGGGAGGGCTCTCTCCGGGATCAGACAGTACGTGGACTTTGTCCGGGAGTTGCCGGTCCACCTGTCCAAATACATCCTGAGTTTCCTAGACTATGAGGATCTGATGAACTGCGGAGGGGTGAGCCCTCATTGGTGTTATATCTCTAAAGAGGTGGAAGAGGACATGAAGCTGAGGCAGATTGTGTGGGAGGAGGTTATGCTTATGCAG GGTTCATCGGCCAAGGGGGGAAACCCCATGTTTGCCAAGCACGTAGAAGTTCCCGTGCCTCGGCTGGCAGGCGATTCCTACGATGTCCTCCTGGCCGACGTACCGCCGGAGGAGATCAATTTCAAGAGTGACATCACCTTGGAGTCGTCGTACAGCGGGGTCGTCACCCGGGATGTGACGATGGAGGAAAGGAATATCTACTGTGGGGCTTACAACGTTATGGTGCTGAGTGACCA AGAGGACATTAACAGGGTAGTCCATTATAACTTTGGTCAGCTTGTGTCCATCGGATCGTTTGACCGTCATGTAAGATTCATTGACTGTATCAGTGGTCAAGAAACTGGTCCTATCATCACCGGGCATGCAGGGTCTATTAAATCGCTCTATATCAACGAGGCCCGAGGCTTTGTCATGAGTGGAAGCTATGACACCAGTATCAG GTGTTGGGACATTGTTAGCGGGCGTCCTGTGAAGATCTTCCACGGCCATGTAGGAACCATCCTCTGTTTGGATATGTATGAAAACACCTTGGTGTCAGGAAGCAAAGACaatcaggtcaaag TGTGGAACTTTGAAACGGGAAAATGTTGGCGTACCTTCAAACATCGCTATCAGATCAATGCTATAGCTGTTCATAAAGACACCGTCGTCAGCGGATGTGAAGAAGGCAAGGTCAAGGTGTGGAGTATAAAGGACGCTTGTCTCCTGAAG GTGCTTTACCAATCACCAAAGCGTCTGAACCGCCTTGGTCTCCCCAACCCAAATACCCATCAGGGTGCAATCACCAGTCTGAAGGTAGATGATTGGCACATCGTCTCGGGGAGTATGGATGGCTATGTACTGGTATGGAGTGCCGTAGGAAACCATGACAGATGTATCAATGCCATAAGACACCCAAA TCCGGTTCTGTGCATCCACATGGCTCACCTACGGTTGGTTACGGGGTGTGAAGATGGGAAGCTGCGAATCTGGAACATGTTTACAGGAGACTGTCTCAGGGTGATGAGAGGCAACAGTCGCTCGGATCCCATCGTGGCCATCAACCCATGTGGTGAAAG GTTGTTGCTTCAAACCATCACCAACCTCCTGATGCTTTGCTTTGAGGAAGTCGAGTGGAACTATGATCAAGACGAGAAGATTGAGCTCTTGAGGTACAAGAACCACTATGGCGACGCTCCTCTTAGGCAACAGAGCTATTCCTTGGTGCGGGCGCAGCGAAGCCAGCTAGCCAGATCAGCAAATCCCAAAATCATAGCGCACACCAATGCCCAGACGGACAGGAGCAGGACCAACCTGTCCCACAGCACAAGGTATTTGAGCAACAGGAGCTTGCAGAGTGCCAAAAAGACCCAGGATGTATGTGTCAATGTCACGTTGACGCAGAACGTGAAGGGACCTTTGTATCGTAACGTCCAAGGCGTTCGATCTGGAGACCTTTATGCAGAGACTGATCTGGGATTGATGGATCTGAATGGACAGACGTCCACGTACAGGGTGAATTCTCGACCACCAACTGGAAAATCAAGGTCTAAGTCTAGTTTGTTTAGTAGCAAGGGATCCTCTGAGCCTCTGTCAGGGTCTCCGTCTGGTGTAGCATCATCAGTCAAGGTAGTGGAGTCGAGACCCACCACGGCACATTCAGGGATATCAAGGGGAGTATCTCCTGGACTGTCGCAGGCTGCTACTTCAAGTGTATCCCTTGGTCAGGAATTGAATGAGAAGCGTCCAACCACGGCCATGTCAACTCAGAGTGGTCGGCTGAAGTTCACAAAGTTCCAGCTTCCCATGAGAGGCCACAGTGCTCCTGTGAGACGGAACAAGACTGCCGATGATGCTGTCTCGCTGTCAGAGGCTAAGTCTCTTCTGTGCTCTCAGCAGAGGATCACCAATGAGGGAGTGAAGCGGAATCGTCTTCTTCTGACTTGGAGTAACATAGAGGAAAGTAAGAAGAACAATGAAGTAGTCAACAATACCCTTGCTAATGCTCTACAAATTGATTATGTAGGCTATGCAGCCCAAAGCAAGCCCTCTAATTTATCATCAAACTCTTCAAGTATGTCTACAATATCAAGAGCATCATCAAAGAAAGGCACGATTTCTAAGAATCCAACAGCCCCTATCTCAAAGGAAATCATTGTTAAAAcccttgaacatgttgaacagGATGTTAAGCCACATAAGAGCATTCATCCAAAGACCACTGCTTCTACGGTCCCTAAAGCAAACCTGATCAGACCACAGACTGCACAAGTTCTAGCGAGAACAGAGATGAGACAACCTGGAAACATGAACACCAATAACACAGCACCTCTCCGTCGGTGCCAGAGCGCGTCGGCATTGAGATCGTCCATGTTATCCCCTACTTCTCAGTTTGAAGTAAGCCATACAGTCAGTCCTGTCCGGAAAAAGAAAAGCCACGGCTGGACAACATCTCACACCGAACCAGTGACCATTGTACCCATGCTGATCGGGAAAGGCAGCAGCGGAAACCCGTCGGAGGCGAGGAAATCCGAGTCGAACCAGAAGCCATCTACCACGTCAAGACTGAGCATGATCCAAAAGCCTGTCAAAGATCCCTTGACCCACCATGGTGAGTTTCAGGTCAGGACCAGGCGGCAGACGGAGGACTATCTTCAGTACGTGACGGGAATCCAGGAGAAGTACTTCCAGGATCAGGATGAAGAGGAGAagatgaaacaaagaaagatgtGGCTCCAGGTAGCAAGAGGTAAGAGGTCCAGCAGTGTGCCTCCAAGGAGAGCTCCGCAAAGGAAATGA